In Fusarium oxysporum f. sp. lycopersici 4287 chromosome 2, whole genome shotgun sequence, a genomic segment contains:
- a CDS encoding exocyst complex component EXO84 → MEDRNKISLRSGKRKKRPTISAPRQISGPIAQDDTNRTPPPGDPGQARPRPRPPPMAGGKTSDLVKRRYSTRFNQPPSGPNGAAPPMPQMPSLGNYEPPTAAAIRKPPSRAGPGVAPVVDIKGLRDPKLKPDRYVQAALSDATEDQIREFEDSLRKVKTRVGMDLQQSVMQNRTQFIKISKEAEKLKSEMRNLKNFMSELKVNTTAMRAAAAKNDESMPGDLVSAPGISSRRDRRTSIADRSAMWNSQMQALFKGVEGSQKFLPNAAGRHVVQDAGPWIELDNATYKSRRAMQIFLLNDHLLIASRKKRKADAPGSDARGPMMKLVADRCWPLLDVEVVDMSSTGESSSSGRNKLADAIMVRGVGQESFIYRTEKPQDPEKKQLLLNVRKAIEQLRKGLRSEMEANNKARETINYFASRDPGLLQKTELLATLSDIKDMLIEVDGKQQNLRWVESEMDDLDIDIAMQRFEDAVARVEKLKAIARGLKNHAIAQDFINFKVGERCAKLADMIVRELELTHDNNTKTRRNVSWLTRLGFEDSARESYLAARSGTIHKRARQCIFQGDLHLYIWELSFVYFMVIHNTVQCFQSCFPPPMMSVCVKWAKEEVDAFNVILARQLSSTEPGGQVWTQCMERAKEHSKLLSEVGLDFENLVGKNLLNYERVENEASVGLGLS, encoded by the exons GCAATAAGATATCCCTCCGCAGCggcaagagaaagaagaggccAACTATTAGTGCTCCTCGCCAAATCTCAGGTCCGATTGCTCAAGATGATACAAACAGAACGCCCCCTCCAGGCGACCCTGGCCAAGCTCGTCCTCGCCCGCGTCCTCCCCCGATGGCTGGTGGAAAG ACCTCGGATCTTGTGAAACGACGATACTCGACTCGATTTAATCAACCGCCCTCAGGTCCCAATGGCGCTGCACCTCCAATGCCGCAGATGCCCTCGCTTGGCAATTACGAGCCTCCGACTGCTGCCGCCATCAGAAAGCCTCCCTCGCGTGCGGGGCCTGGAGTTGCTCCAGTTGTCGATATTAAGGGTCTGCGAGATCCGAAGTTGAAGCCAGACCGATACGTCCAGGCTGCCTTGAGCGATGCAACCGAAGACCAAATCCGCGAATTCGAAGATTCGTTGCGAAAAGTCAAGACGCGTGTGGGAATGGATCTACAACAGAGCGTTATGCAAAACAGGACACAGTTTATCAAAATCAGCAAGGAAGCGGAAAAGCTAAAGAGCGAGATGAGGAATCTCAAGAACTTTATGTCAGAGCTCAAAGTTAACACGACGGCTATGAGAGCAGCCGCTGCCAAGAACGATGAGTCAATGCCTGGGGATCTCGTAAGCGCCCCTGGtatcagcagcagaagagATAGGCGCACCTCTATCGCCGATAGAAGCGCCATGTGGAACTCGCAAATGCAGGCCTTATTCAAGGGCGTGGAAGGATCGCAAAAGTTCCTCCCTAATGCGGCGGGACGTCATGTTGTCCAAGACGCAGGCCCTTGGATTGAGCTTGATAATGCTACATATAAGTCGCGCCGAGCGATGCAGATCTTTCTGCTTAACGATCACCTCCTCATCGCATCGCGTAAGAAACGAAAAGCAGATGCGCCGGGTTCAGACGCACGAGggccgatgatgaagctggtgGCCGACCGTTGTTGGCCACTATTAGATGTTGAAGTGGTGGACATGTCAAGTACCGGAGAATCTTCGAGTAGTGGACGCAATAAGCTTGCAGATGCTATCATGGTCCGGGGTGTTGGTCAGGAATCTTTCATCTATCGGACGGAGAAGCCCCAGGACcccgagaagaagcaacTACTCCTCAATGTGCGCAAAGCTATAGAACAGCTTCGCAAGGGCCTTCGATCGGAGATGGAAGCCAACAACAAGGCGCGTGAAACGATCAACTACTTCGCCTCTCGCGATCCCGGTCTTCTTCAAAAGACAGAGCTTCTAGCCACGCTGTCGGACATCAAGGATATGCTCATTGAAGTTGACGGCAAACAGCAGAACTTGCGCTGGGTTGAGAGCGAGATGGATGATCTCGACATTGACATTGCGATGCAACGATTCGAAGACGCTGTAGCTCGtgtcgagaagctcaaggcgATCGCTCGTGGGCTAAAGAACCATGCCATTGCTCAGGACTTTATCAACTTCAAGGTTGGCGAACGATGTGCTAAATTGGCGGACATGATTGTTCGTGAGCTCGAACTGACGCACGATAACAATACAAAGACAAGGCGGAATGTCAGCTGGTTGACGAGACTTGGATTTGAAGATAGCGCCCGAGAATCGTACCTGGCGGCGAGAAGTGGCACTATCCATAAACGAGCCAG ACAATGCATTTTTCAGGGAGATTTGCATTTATACATCTGGGAGCTCTCGTTTGTGTACTTTATGGTTATCCATAACACGGTGCAGTGTTTCCAATCTTGCTTTCCACCGCCCATGATGAGTGTATGTGTCAAATGGGCCAAGGAGGAAGTAGATGCGTTCAACGTCATCCTGGCACGCCAACTTAGTAGTACGGAGCCTGGGGGACAGGTTTGGACTCAGTGCATGGAGAGGGCGAAGGAGCATTCTAAGCTGCTATCGGAAGTCGGccttgactttgagaacTTGGTCGGAAAGAACTTGTTGAACTATGAGCGTGTGGAAAATGAGGCTTCTGTCGGACTTGGGTTGTCATGA
- a CDS encoding pre-mRNA-splicing factor cef-1 (At least one base has a quality score < 10) yields MPVVKGGVWTNIEDEILKASVSKYGLNQWARVSSLLARKTPKQCKARWNEWLDPSIKKIEWSKEEDERLLHLAKIMPTQWRTIAPIVGRTANQCLERYQKLLDEAEAKESSSLGLMGPDGGETQAPSADDVRRLRPGELDPDPETKPARPDTIDLDEDEKEMLSEARARLANTQGKKAKRKARERQQEESRRLAALQKRRELKTAGINIKVTTRKKGEMDYNADIPFERKALPGFYDTSEEMVQNEAQRAAFDPRKQQLANKRKGEGEDDNDRKRKKTDKDGASESYKAALKAGQLQKIREAEQSSKRRGLVLPAPQVSEGELEDIVKMGRMGEAANLRAKESENDATRGLVNTYSTLNSATPIRTPKAPEQEDHIANEIRNIRALNDTNSVLLGGENTPLHEGAASTGFDGIAPRKQTISTPNPMATPLRADGVGATPGRPGQTPMRTPRDTLSLNQDGGMSMVSATPRDIRMRDVALRTQLKSGLASLPKPKDTEWEFDIPEEEKESMQVDEMTEEDAAERDRRARERQAAEEALEFRRRTQVMQKNLPRPVHIDLPSLLKQATSIPDVAETLIAKESANLMANDAMKYPVPGGEVSGAPKPLQQIDDDALAEARLLILSETKPLPKFEDIQAAFEARASSSLLLGLGCYNDDEEEQGAVMKVAFDAVQDSIMASAEAGAKLEKKLSLHLGGYQKRQKMLRDKMGDASEALEKARVALAGFKTLAISEDVAIERRLSALREEVGFINRREREAQESYRNAKEELDALMASGVNGVH; encoded by the exons ATGCCCGTCGTCAAAGGAGGCGTTTGGACCAACATTGAGGATGAAATCCTTAAGGCATCCGTCTCCAAGTATGGTCTGAATCAATGGGCGCGTGTCTCATCGCTGCTGGCGCGCAAAACTCCCAAGCAGTGCAAAGCCAGATGGAACGAATGGCTCGACCCAAGCATCAAAAAGATCGAATGGAgcaaggaggaagatgaaagaCTTCTCCATCTCGCCAAGATTATGCCCACTCAGTGGCGCACAATCGCTCCTATTGTTGGCCGAACAGCAAACCAGTGTCTCGAACGATACCAGAAGCTCCTCGATGAAGCCGAAGCGAAGGAATCGTCCAGCCTTGGGCTGATGGGCCCAGATGGAGGCGAAACACAAGCCCCCAGCGCCGATGATGTTCGAAGACTCCGACCCGGCGAGTTAGATCCCGATCCTGAGACGAAGCCTGCGCGACCCGACaccatcgatctcgacgaggACGAAAAGGAGATGTTGAGTGAGGCTCGAGCTCGTTTGGCCAATACGCAGGGTAAAAAGGCCAAGAGAAAGGCTCGAGAGCGTCAACAAGAGGAGTCGCGCCGTCTTGCGGCTCTGCAGAAGAGACGAGAGCTTAAGACAGCTGGAATTAATATCAAGGTCACAACCAGGAAAAAGGGCGAGATGGATTACAACGCCGATATTCCTTTCGAGAGAAAAGCGCTCCCTGGCTTCTACGACACATCAGAGGAGATGGTGCAGAATGAGGCGCAACGCGCAGCTTTCGATCCCCGGAAACAACAGCTGGCCAACAAGCGCAAGGGTGAGGGCGAGGATGACAACGACCGGAAGCGAAAGAAGACCGATAAGGATGGGGCGTCGGAATCATACAAGGCTGCTCTGAAGGCTGGTCAGCTACAGAAGATCCGAGAGGCAGAGCAGAGCAGTAAGCGTCGTGGGCTGGTTCTGCCCGCTCCCCAAGTCAGTGAGGGCGAGTTGGAGGATATCGTCAAGATGGGTAGGATGGGTGAGGCCGCCAATTTGAGGGCAAAGGAGAGTGAGAACGACGCTACTCGAGGACTTGTCAACACATATTCTACTCTAAACTCCGCTACCCCTATTCGAACACCAAAAGCACctgaacaagaagatcacaTTGCCAACGAAATCCGAAATATTCGAGCGCTCAACGACACAAATTCTGTCCTTCTCGGTGGTGAGAACACCCCGCTTCATGAAGGCGCAGCCTCGACTGGTTTCGATGGCATCGCTCCTCGAAAGCAGACCATTTCTACGCCAAACCCAATGGCCACCCCTCTGCGGGCAGATGGCGTGGGGGCCACGCCTGGTCGACCTGGACAAACGCCGATGAGAACACCCAGAGACACCCTATCGTTGAACCAAGACGGGGGAATGTCTATGGTTTCGGCTACACCCAGAGACATCAGGATGAGAGATGTGGCTTTGCGCACCCAGCTCAAGTCAGGTCTGGCTTCTCTTCCCAAACCAAAAGATACGGAATGGGAGTTCGATATAcccgaggaagagaaggagtCTATGcaagttgatgagatgaCTGAGGAAGATGCTGCAGAGCGGGACCGTCGAGCACGTGAGAGGCAAGCAGCCGAAGAAGCCCTCGAATTTCGTAGGCGAACTCAAGTTATGCAGAAGAACCTCCCCAGGCCGGTTCATATCGATCTGCCCAGTTTATTGAAACAGGCTACCAGTATTCCAGATGTTGCTGAGACTCTTATTGCTAAGGAGTCAGCGAACCTGATGGCGAATGATGCGATGAAATATCCTGTCCCTGGTGGCGAAGTCAGTGGCGCCCCTAAGCCTCTCCAACAAATCGACGACGATGCTCTCGCGGAGGCTCGTCTATTGATCTTGTCCGAAACGAAACCCCTTCCTAAGTTCGAGGATATCCAGGCAGCATTCGAAGCACGCGCAAGCAGCTCGCTGCTCCTCGGTCTGGGCTGTTAcaatgatgacgaggaagagcaagGGGCGGTCATGAAGGTTGCATTTGAT GCTGTTCAAGActccatcatggcttctgCTGAAGCAGGCGCTAAGCTAGAGAAGAAGCTATCACTTCATCTCGGTGGTTATCAGAAGCGACAGAAGATGCTTCGTGATAAGATGGGCGATGCTTCCGAGGCTTTGGAGAAGGCACGCGTCGCCCTGGCTGGTTTCAAGACGCTGGCTATCTCAGAGGACGTGGCTATCGAGCGACGACTAAGCGCTCTACGTGAGGAAGTCGGTTTCATTAATCGACGGGAGAGAGAAGCACAGGAGAGTTATAGGAATGCAAAGGAAGAGCTGGACGCGCTCATGGCATCTGGAGTTAACGGGGTTCATTAA
- a CDS encoding NADPH2 dehydrogenase, whose translation MSLKETTKLFTPVKVGKVELQHRVVLAPLTRRRADETTAVPAPYAAEYYAQRASPGGLLISEGTFIAHEAGGMSRVPGLYSQEQIAAWKTITDAVHAKGGFIFCQLWALGRVANPKIVPHVWSAGSVPFDARGTGSAEPPAKFTVMTESDIDRFVGHYRQAALNSIEAGFDGVEFMEQMDILLTNSNNRTDSYGGTLENRFRFPLKVLNAVCEAIGPDRVGIRMSPFSRFQGMRETEPLAVFVPWAEAIIKAQPSLAFIHAVEPRIAGGSDSPDKTLEENENLAPIRKVVGSSEIKFVVAGGYTPDTAVMHAAQTDDLVAFGRFFIRKLCDQNFPI comes from the exons ATGTCGCTCAAGGAAACGACAAAGCTCTTCACTCCCGTCAAAGTGGGAAAAGTCGAGCTTCAGCACCGAGTGGTGCTTGCTCCTTTGACACGACGACGTGCAGATGAGACCACAGCAGTCCCAGCGCCCTATGCTGCAGAATACTATGCTCAGAGGGCATCTCCTGGTGGTCTACTCATCTCTGAAGGCACCTTCATTGCCCACGAGGCCGGTGGAATGTCGCGTGTACCGGGTCTCTACTCTCAAGAGCAGATAGCAGCATGGAAGACGATAACGGATGCTGTACATGCCAAAGGAGGGTTCATATTCTGTCAGCTCTGGGCCCTGGG TCGAGTTGCGAACCCGAAGATTGTTCCTCATGTCTGGAGCGCCGGTTCTGTGCCCTTCGATGCGAGGGGTACTGGGTCGGCTGAGCCGCCCGCTAAGTTCACCGTGATGACTGAATCTGATATTGATAGATTCGTGGGACATTACCGACAAGCTGCTCTCAATTCCATCGAGGCAGGCTTCGACGGAGTTGAATTCATGGAGCAAATGGATAT CTTATTGACCAATTC CAATAACCGCACGGATTCGTATGGAGGTACTCTCGAAAACCGCTTCCGCTTTCCATTGAAAGTCCTCAACGCTGTCTGCGAGGCCATCGGCCCTGATCGCGTTGGTATTCGCATGAGCCCCTTTTCGAGATTCCAAGGCATGCGTGAGACCGAACCTCTGGCCGTCTTCGTCCCCTGGgctgaagccatcatcaaggcCCAGCCATCTCTGGCATTCATTCATGCAGTTGAACCTAGGATCGCAGGAGGGAGTGATTCTCCTGACAAAACATTGGAAGAGAACGAAAATCTCGCTCCCATTAGAAAAGTCGTTGGCAGTTCAGAGATTAAGTTCGTTGTTGCAGGAGGTTATACACCTGACACTGCAGTTATGCATGCAGCTCAGACCGATGACCTTGTAGCTTTTGGACGTTTCTTTATTCGTAAGTTATGTGATCAAAATTTCCCAATATGA
- a CDS encoding serine/threonine-protein phosphatase PP2A catalytic subunit → MDTNMEDVGRAPAEASPVLNFEPTTIPTLDGWIESLMSCKQLAEADVQRLCDKAREVLQEESNVQPVKCPVTVCGDIHGQFHDLMELFKIGGPNPDTNYLFMGDYVDRGYYSVETVTLLVALKIRYPQRITILRGNHESRQITQVYGFYDECLRKYGNANVWKYFTDLFDYLPLTALIDNQIFCLHGGLSPSIDTLDNIRALDRIQEVPHEGPMCDLLWSDPDDRCGWGISPRGAGYTFGQDISEAFNHNNGLTLIARAHQLVMEGYNWSQDRNVVTIFSAPNYCYRCGNQAAIMEIDEHLKYTFLQFDPCPRAGEPMVSRRTPDYFL, encoded by the exons ATGGATACCAATATGGAGGATGTTGGGCGAGCGCCCGCTGAAGCTTCACCCGTGCTCAACTTTGAGCCTACTACGATCCCCACCCTCGACGGTTGGATCGAGAGCTTGATGTCTTGCAAGCAGCTGGCCGAAGCTGACGTTCAGAGACTCTGCGATAAG GCACGAGAAGTTCTACAGGAGGAGTCGAACGTGCAGCCAGTG AAATGCCCCGTTACCGTCTGTGGTGATATCCACGGTCAATTCCACGACTTGATGGAGCTCTTCAAGATTGGCGGTCCTAACCCCGATACCAACTACCTATTCATGG GTGACTACGTTGACCGAGGCTACTACTCTGTTGAGACCGTCACCCTTCTTGTCGCCCTCAAGATCCGATACCCTCAACGAATCACAATCCTCCGAGGAAACCACGAGTCCCGTCAGATCACTCAGGTCTACGGCTTCTACGACGAATGCCTCCGTAAATATGGAAACGCTAATGTCTGGAAGTATTTTACCGACCTCTTTGACTACCTCCCCCTCACTGCCCTGATCGACAACCAAATCTTCTGTCTTCATGGCGGCCTCTCCCCGAGCATTGATACTCTGGATAACATCCGAGCTCTTGATCGTATTCAGGAGGTTCCTCACGAGGGTCCCATGTGTGATCTTCTCTGGTCAGACCCTGACGACCGATGCGGCTGGGGAATCTCTCCTCGAGGTGCGGGGTACACATTCGGACAGGACATTTCAGAAGCTTTCAACCACAACAAtggcttgaccttgattGCTCGCGCCCATCAGCTTGTTATGGAGGGTTATAACTGGTCTCAAGACCGAAATGTTGTTACCATTTTCTCAG CACCCAACTACTGCTACCGATGCGGTAATCAAGCTGCTATCATGGAGATTGATGAGCACCTGAAGTACACCTT CTTGCAATTTGATCCATGCCCCAGAGCTGGCGAGCCCATGGTCTCAAGGC GGACTCCCGACTACTTCCTCTAA